Genomic DNA from Deltaproteobacteria bacterium:
GCTCGGCGATATCTGGAAACAAGCCAAAGGTCGACTGCGCTGGGCCTGCATGCCACCGACGCTCAGCATGACCGATGCGGTGGACCAGATTCGCTGGTCGAAGGAAAACGGTGCAGTGGCGGTGTGTTTGAGGCCCGTGGAAGGCAACAAACTATTGGCGGACAGCTACTTTTATCCGATCTATGAAACCGCGGAGAAGCTCGACATGGCGATCGCCATTCACATCGCCAACGGCAGCGCTTGGCTCAACGATCTCTATCGTCATCCGGTTTCCATCGCTGCGACGCTACACCGCTTTCGGGTGCCCACCGTGGCGGCGTTCAACGATATCTTGCTCAGCGAAATCCATGAGCTCTTTCCCAAGCTGCGCTTTGGTTTCATCGAGGCGAGCGCGCAGTGGTTGCCGTGGGTATTGCACGAAGCGAAGAATCGCTTCAAAACGCTGGGTCGGCCCTGGCCGAAAAACATCACCAAACAATACGGCATGTATGTCACCTGCGAAAACAGCGACGATTTGCCATACATCGTGCGCGAAGGCGGCGAAGATTGTCTGGTCATCGGCACCGACTACGGCCACACCGATACCTCCAGTGACATCGACGCGATCAAGATTTTTCGCCAGCGCAACGATATTTCCGATGGGGTGAAGAAGAAAATCCTGAGCGACAACGCCAAGGCGCTCTACGCGCTGTGAGCGTGCGCATCGTGCCATCAGCGCAAACGCGGCAAAGAGCTAACTTAGGGGCGACCCGTCGGTCGGGTCGCCCCTAAAGGATGGGCTCTAGGCGGATCAAAAAGTTCGAAAACCGCGGATCTCGCGCCGCATGGTGACTTCAAAATTGGCGCGCATCTGCTTGTTGCCGATCTCGGCGCCGACCGCTTCGACCAGGGCCAGGAGCTTCTTGCGTGGAAATGCCTCGCGGGTTTCTCCGAGTCCTTCGATGTGTTCTTGAACGACAAACTCCCCGATGGGGCCGAGCCCTTCGGTGGCCTCGTGGACCATGTAGTCGAAGAACT
This window encodes:
- a CDS encoding amidohydrolase, translated to MANPDLIVDSDAHVVESARTWDFMDPSEKQFKPIALEAREEAGVKLQFWVIDGKVRGLRFPAFSAAELERRAQQVGRKFADSKESAELGNVDLRLDYMDRNNVDVQVLHNTMFIESCTERAAVEVALCKSWNRWLGDIWKQAKGRLRWACMPPTLSMTDAVDQIRWSKENGAVAVCLRPVEGNKLLADSYFYPIYETAEKLDMAIAIHIANGSAWLNDLYRHPVSIAATLHRFRVPTVAAFNDILLSEIHELFPKLRFGFIEASAQWLPWVLHEAKNRFKTLGRPWPKNITKQYGMYVTCENSDDLPYIVREGGEDCLVIGTDYGHTDTSSDIDAIKIFRQRNDISDGVKKKILSDNAKALYAL